One genomic segment of Deltaproteobacteria bacterium includes these proteins:
- a CDS encoding ester cyclase has product MPTTTLRARREAVVREHMESENRQEFDVTLRTFAHPRYELIATGEVYDGEEAVRGYYAASRAAFPDQRNEVRAMHHADDAVVVEFDLMGTHRGPLRGIPPSGREFTCRMIALFCFEGDRIVCERVYFDSATILGQLGIIPPTS; this is encoded by the coding sequence ATGCCGACGACGACACTCCGCGCCCGACGCGAGGCGGTCGTGCGCGAGCACATGGAATCCGAGAACCGCCAAGAGTTCGACGTCACGCTCCGCACCTTCGCGCACCCGCGCTACGAGCTCATCGCCACGGGCGAGGTGTACGACGGTGAGGAGGCGGTCCGCGGCTACTACGCAGCGTCGCGGGCCGCATTCCCCGACCAGCGCAACGAGGTCCGGGCCATGCATCACGCGGACGACGCCGTCGTCGTGGAGTTCGACCTGATGGGCACCCACCGCGGTCCGCTCCGTGGCATCCCGCCGAGCGGCCGCGAGTTCACCTGCCGCATGATCGCGCTCTTCTGCTTCGAGGGAGACCGGATCGTCTGCGAGCGTGTCTACTTCGACTCGGCGACGATCCTCGGCCAGCTCGGAATCATCCCGCCGACCAGCTGA
- a CDS encoding PDZ domain-containing protein → MKTGIAMAGLALVGLAAAWPGPWPPSARVAAVRLGVRVIATTAQLRRTLGVDTGKGVLVLEVEPDGPAARAGLQAGDVLTRVAGKPVGDAGDILEVLADRKAGAEVPVEYVRDREVRTATVTLAAARQRRMGIDGWWFPEGLPRAWRRFQDRIERELKELDERLRRLEKHPEVDRTSEQRCRPVGSGPPAEGGC, encoded by the coding sequence ATGAAGACGGGGATCGCGATGGCGGGCCTGGCCCTCGTGGGGCTGGCCGCGGCCTGGCCGGGTCCGTGGCCTCCCTCGGCCCGTGTGGCGGCGGTGCGGCTGGGGGTCCGGGTGATCGCCACCACGGCGCAGCTCCGGAGGACGCTCGGCGTCGACACCGGGAAGGGCGTGCTCGTTCTGGAAGTCGAGCCCGACGGGCCGGCCGCGCGGGCGGGTTTGCAGGCGGGCGACGTGCTGACGCGCGTCGCCGGTAAGCCGGTCGGCGACGCGGGGGACATCCTCGAGGTGCTCGCCGATCGGAAGGCCGGCGCCGAGGTGCCCGTCGAGTACGTGCGGGACCGCGAGGTGCGAACGGCGACGGTGACCCTCGCCGCAGCCCGGCAGCGGCGGATGGGGATCGACGGCTGGTGGTTCCCGGAGGGCCTCCCGCGAGCGTGGCGGCGGTTTCAGGACCGGATCGAGCGCGAGCTCAAGGAGCTCGACGAGCGCCTTCGGCGGTTGGAGAAGCATCCCGAAGTCGATCGAACCTCGGAGCAACGCTGTCGTCCGGTAGGGTCAGGACCCCCAGCCGAGGGTGGGTGCTAA
- the galK gene encoding galactokinase has protein sequence MARALEPRAAALLDGLTGSGPAVLARAPGRVNLIGEHTDYNGLPVLPIAIDRDVLVAARRRDDDRVELANADPAFAPRRYRVGPAIPSSPPGDWANYHKAAAQALAAELARRNLARLPGGAFRIDGRVPAAAGLSSSSALLVACGLAHLALAGAELPRPELAELFARAERYVGTLGGGMDQATALLAQAGQALRIDFFPLRARPVPIPPHAAFVVAHSLEGAEKSGAARGHYNQRVTECALACAVLARRLGTAAARLGDLSAPETLLADLDRLLPEEATRAALPALTGLAADALGRRFFPAGTTLADPARFRLRARARHVLGEAARVAAAEHALRAGDLGALGALMDASHQSCAEDFGVSTPALDRLVAVARAGGARGARLTGAGFGGAIVALAERADTERVTEALDRDFYAARGATPGPWLVVRPAAGASLERV, from the coding sequence ATGGCTCGGGCGCTCGAGCCGCGTGCGGCGGCGCTCCTCGACGGCCTCACCGGCAGCGGTCCGGCGGTGCTCGCGCGCGCGCCCGGGCGCGTGAACCTGATCGGCGAGCACACGGACTACAACGGCCTCCCCGTCCTGCCGATCGCCATCGACCGCGACGTGCTGGTCGCCGCCCGCCGGCGCGATGACGACCGGGTGGAGCTGGCGAACGCGGATCCGGCGTTCGCGCCGCGACGCTACCGGGTCGGTCCCGCCATCCCGTCGTCGCCGCCGGGCGACTGGGCGAACTACCACAAGGCGGCGGCGCAGGCGCTCGCCGCCGAGCTCGCCCGCCGCAACCTCGCCCGTCTCCCCGGCGGCGCGTTTCGCATCGACGGCCGCGTGCCGGCCGCCGCCGGGCTCTCGTCCTCCTCGGCGCTCCTCGTCGCCTGCGGCCTCGCGCACCTGGCCCTCGCCGGCGCCGAGCTGCCCCGGCCGGAGCTGGCCGAGCTCTTCGCACGCGCCGAGCGCTACGTCGGGACGCTCGGCGGCGGGATGGACCAGGCGACGGCCCTGCTCGCCCAGGCGGGCCAGGCGCTGCGCATCGACTTCTTCCCGCTGCGCGCGCGTCCCGTGCCTATTCCACCGCACGCCGCCTTCGTCGTCGCACACAGCCTCGAGGGCGCCGAGAAGTCGGGGGCGGCGCGCGGCCATTACAACCAGCGGGTCACCGAGTGCGCGCTCGCCTGTGCCGTCCTCGCGCGACGGCTCGGCACCGCCGCGGCGCGCCTTGGCGACCTGTCCGCTCCGGAGACCCTGCTCGCCGACCTCGACCGGCTGCTGCCCGAGGAGGCGACGCGCGCGGCGCTGCCGGCCCTGACCGGTCTCGCCGCCGACGCGCTCGGGCGGCGTTTCTTTCCCGCCGGCACGACGCTCGCCGATCCCGCCCGGTTCCGGCTCCGCGCCCGCGCCCGTCACGTGCTGGGCGAGGCGGCGCGTGTCGCGGCCGCCGAGCACGCGCTCCGCGCCGGCGACCTCGGAGCGCTCGGGGCGCTGATGGACGCCTCGCACCAGAGCTGCGCCGAGGACTTCGGCGTGAGCACGCCCGCCCTCGACCGGCTCGTCGCCGTGGCGCGGGCGGGTGGCGCCCGCGGGGCACGGCTCACCGGCGCGGGGTTCGGAGGCGCCATCGTGGCGCTCGCCGAGCGGGCCGATACGGAGCGCGTGACCGAGGCACTCGACCGCGACTTCTACGCGGCCCGCGGGGCGACGCCCGGACCGTGGCTCGTGGTGCGACCCGCCGCCGGCGCCTCGCTGGAGCGAGTTTAG
- a CDS encoding DUF2236 domain-containing protein, which yields MRGVTAALSPADLDRLRTARSAVDPAESLFGPASVTWRVNREAVILLGGGRALLLQVAHPLVAAGVAAHSRFRQRPLERLWRTLDLMLTLVFADAARAIGAVREIEHVHARVRGVLDAGVGPFARGTPYDASEPRLLFWVYATLVDTALVAYERFVGPLTAGERAAYYEESKMGARLFGIPEPLIPPTLVRFEEYMDGMIHGEVLAVGATARDIAASILRPPVPLALTPAFRAGGFFAVGLLPPALRERFGFAWSAGQERALRAIAAAARVGLPLLPGFARLMPHARRAARRRRTPISWSAG from the coding sequence ATCCGCGGCGTGACCGCCGCTCTGTCGCCCGCGGACCTCGATCGGCTGCGGACCGCCCGCTCCGCGGTCGACCCGGCCGAGAGCCTCTTCGGTCCCGCGAGCGTCACCTGGCGCGTCAACCGCGAGGCGGTCATCCTGCTCGGCGGCGGGCGGGCGCTGCTCCTGCAGGTCGCGCACCCGCTGGTCGCGGCGGGCGTGGCGGCGCACAGCCGCTTCCGCCAGCGTCCGCTCGAGCGCCTGTGGCGCACCCTCGATCTCATGCTGACGCTCGTCTTCGCCGACGCGGCGCGGGCGATCGGGGCCGTCCGCGAGATCGAGCACGTGCACGCGCGCGTGCGCGGCGTTCTCGATGCCGGCGTCGGTCCATTCGCCCGCGGCACGCCTTACGACGCGAGTGAGCCGCGGCTCCTCTTCTGGGTCTACGCGACGCTGGTCGACACGGCGCTGGTCGCCTACGAGCGCTTCGTCGGGCCGCTCACGGCGGGCGAGCGCGCCGCCTACTACGAGGAGTCGAAGATGGGCGCACGCCTCTTCGGCATCCCCGAGCCGCTCATCCCGCCCACGCTCGTGCGCTTCGAGGAGTACATGGACGGGATGATCCACGGCGAGGTGCTGGCGGTGGGCGCGACGGCTCGCGACATCGCCGCCTCGATCCTCCGGCCGCCCGTCCCGCTTGCTCTCACACCGGCGTTCCGGGCGGGCGGCTTCTTCGCCGTCGGCCTGCTGCCACCGGCGCTGCGCGAGCGCTTCGGCTTCGCATGGAGCGCGGGACAGGAGCGGGCGCTCCGCGCGATCGCGGCCGCGGCCCGCGTCGGGCTGCCGCTCCTGCCGGGCTTTGCACGCCTCATGCCGCATGCCCGGCGCGCGGCACGACGGCGCCGTACGCCGATCAGCTGGTCGGCGGGATGA
- a CDS encoding exo-alpha-sialidase: MLTHRSAAASVLVVVLAGHAEAQSVEVFRTKTFVQQISADPFAGAAGSEADTQVEPSVALDPNDPSTVVAVFQQGRFDANGASVDPGFATSQDGGRTWTTGNLPGLTVAVGGPFERASDPVVAIGPDGSVYAQTLALDVSDCRSAVSVQRSDDHGLTFGAPVLVQDDSACTLFNDKNWIAVDTFPGSPHFGRVYGAWDRIDSAAGTAPTLLRFSDDRGATWSGLVTVSDPSAQTVGALPLVQPSGDVTVIYNLYGPPTGQVSQTSHDGGQHFDAPVTIGTDQSSGASGMRTGGGLPAAAVDPVSGRLYAVWADGRFRSDGLDDIVLGVSSDDGASWGPLAAVDPSRPGDVLNHFTPAVAAHGGAVLVSYRTRRGDTLRVDMRYVASPDGGATFGRERRLGRSTNLDFAATARGLPFLGDYMGLTASTDAVHAVWCVAFRGRLAATHHQTAWSATLVR; this comes from the coding sequence TTGCTCACCCACCGCAGCGCGGCGGCGAGCGTCCTGGTCGTCGTCCTGGCCGGCCACGCCGAAGCCCAGAGCGTCGAGGTCTTCAGGACGAAGACCTTCGTCCAGCAGATCAGCGCCGACCCGTTCGCGGGGGCAGCCGGCTCCGAGGCGGACACCCAGGTGGAGCCCTCGGTCGCGCTCGACCCGAACGACCCCTCGACCGTGGTGGCGGTCTTCCAGCAGGGGCGGTTCGACGCCAACGGCGCCTCCGTCGACCCGGGCTTCGCGACCTCGCAGGACGGCGGCCGGACGTGGACGACGGGCAACCTGCCCGGCCTGACCGTGGCCGTGGGCGGCCCCTTCGAGCGTGCCTCGGACCCCGTGGTGGCGATCGGGCCGGACGGCTCGGTCTACGCCCAGACCCTCGCCCTCGACGTGAGCGACTGCCGCAGCGCCGTCTCCGTCCAGCGCTCGGACGACCACGGGCTCACCTTCGGCGCCCCCGTGCTGGTGCAGGACGATTCCGCCTGCACCCTCTTCAACGACAAGAACTGGATCGCCGTGGACACGTTCCCCGGGAGCCCACACTTCGGCCGGGTCTATGGCGCGTGGGACCGCATCGATTCCGCCGCCGGCACGGCGCCCACGCTGCTCCGCTTCTCGGACGATCGCGGCGCGACCTGGAGCGGGCTCGTGACGGTTTCGGACCCGAGCGCCCAGACGGTCGGCGCGCTGCCCCTCGTGCAGCCGAGCGGCGACGTGACCGTCATCTACAACCTCTACGGGCCGCCGACCGGGCAGGTGTCGCAGACGTCGCACGACGGCGGGCAACACTTCGATGCGCCCGTGACGATCGGGACGGACCAGAGCTCCGGGGCCTCCGGGATGCGTACGGGCGGGGGGCTGCCGGCCGCGGCGGTGGACCCGGTCAGTGGGCGCCTCTACGCGGTCTGGGCGGACGGACGCTTCCGATCCGACGGGCTGGACGACATCGTGCTCGGCGTATCGAGCGACGACGGGGCGAGCTGGGGTCCGCTCGCCGCGGTCGATCCGTCCAGACCCGGCGATGTGCTGAACCATTTCACGCCCGCCGTCGCCGCACATGGAGGCGCCGTGCTCGTCAGCTACCGGACGCGGCGGGGCGATACCCTCCGGGTCGACATGCGCTACGTCGCCTCGCCTGACGGCGGCGCCACGTTCGGTCGGGAGCGTCGGCTCGGCCGGAGCACCAATCTGGACTTTGCCGCCACGGCCCGCGGCCTGCCCTTCCTCGGCGATTACATGGGCCTCACGGCCTCCACGGATGCCGTTCATGCGGTCTGGTGCGTCGCCTTCAGGGGGCGGCTCGCAGCCACGCACCACCAGACGGCATGGAGCGCGACGCTAGTGCGTTAG